From Kineosporia succinea, the proteins below share one genomic window:
- the amaB gene encoding L-piperidine-6-carboxylate dehydrogenase encodes MTTSSIPGSETLTRRARTAAEACGVETTLMAGDHPVHSPVNGLPIGGVTFSSGPMVDDSVARARTAFVAWRRVPAPARGAVIKRFGQLLTEHQADLGTLVSLEAGKITSEALGEVQEMIDVCDFAVGLSRQLYGRTMVSERPGHRLMETWHPLGVVGVISAFNFPVAVWSWNTAVALVCGDPVIWKPSEKTPFTALAAHALLRRALREGGHPDDVSQVVLGDGPVGEQLAAHPGVDLVSATGSTRMGRSVGPVVAQRFGRSLLELGGNNAAVVTPSADLDLTVRGIVFSAAGTAGQRCTTMRRVIAHRSVVDELTKRLVDVYERLPLGDPTAEGTLVGPLLDASSSSALDRALREAEHQGGTLVAGGGRELENEAPDAYYRRPALVRMPGQTPIVHAETFAPLLYVIPYDDFTEAIALNNAVPQGLSSSVFTRDQAEAELFTSAEGSDCGIVNVNIGTSGAEIGGAFGGEKETGGGRESGSDAWRAYMRRATNTVNYSGELPLAQGVNFDV; translated from the coding sequence ATGACGACCAGCAGCATCCCCGGATCCGAGACCCTCACCCGGCGTGCCCGCACGGCCGCCGAGGCCTGCGGCGTCGAGACCACCCTGATGGCGGGCGATCATCCCGTCCACTCCCCCGTCAACGGGCTGCCGATCGGGGGCGTCACCTTCTCGTCGGGCCCGATGGTGGACGACTCGGTCGCCCGGGCGCGCACGGCTTTCGTCGCGTGGCGGCGGGTTCCGGCCCCGGCCCGGGGTGCCGTGATCAAGCGGTTCGGGCAGTTGCTGACCGAGCACCAGGCCGACCTGGGCACGCTCGTGAGCCTGGAGGCGGGCAAGATAACCTCCGAGGCCCTCGGCGAGGTGCAGGAGATGATCGACGTCTGCGACTTCGCGGTCGGTCTCTCGCGGCAGCTGTACGGCCGCACGATGGTGTCCGAGCGGCCGGGGCACCGGCTGATGGAGACCTGGCACCCGCTCGGCGTGGTCGGGGTCATCAGCGCGTTCAACTTCCCGGTGGCGGTCTGGTCGTGGAACACCGCCGTCGCGCTGGTCTGCGGCGACCCGGTGATCTGGAAACCGTCGGAGAAGACACCGTTCACCGCACTCGCGGCGCACGCGCTGCTGCGGCGCGCGCTGCGGGAGGGCGGCCATCCCGACGACGTGTCCCAGGTGGTGCTGGGCGACGGTCCGGTCGGCGAGCAGCTGGCCGCGCACCCGGGCGTCGACCTGGTCAGCGCCACCGGCTCGACCCGGATGGGCCGGTCGGTGGGGCCGGTCGTGGCCCAGCGGTTCGGCCGCAGCCTGCTGGAACTCGGCGGCAACAACGCCGCGGTGGTCACACCGTCGGCCGACCTCGACCTGACCGTACGCGGAATCGTCTTCTCGGCCGCGGGAACCGCCGGTCAGCGCTGCACCACGATGCGCCGGGTCATCGCCCACCGCAGCGTCGTCGACGAGCTGACGAAGCGGCTGGTGGACGTCTACGAACGGCTCCCCCTCGGCGACCCGACCGCGGAGGGGACACTCGTCGGGCCGCTGCTCGACGCGTCCTCGAGCTCGGCCCTCGACCGCGCCCTTCGGGAGGCCGAGCACCAGGGCGGGACCCTGGTGGCCGGCGGCGGGCGCGAGCTCGAGAACGAGGCGCCGGACGCGTACTACCGGCGGCCGGCCCTGGTGCGGATGCCCGGGCAGACGCCGATCGTGCACGCCGAGACCTTCGCACCCCTGCTCTACGTGATCCCCTACGACGACTTCACCGAGGCCATCGCCCTGAACAACGCCGTTCCGCAGGGACTCTCGTCATCGGTGTTCACCCGCGACCAGGCCGAGGCGGAACTGTTCACCTCGGCCGAGGGCTCGGACTGCGGCATCGTCAACGTGAACATCGGCACGTCGGGCGCGGAGATCGGCGGGGCGTTCGGCGGTGAGAAGGAGACCGGCGGCGGGCGCGAGTCGGGCTCGGACGCCTGGCGGGCCTACATGCGCCGGGCCACGAACACGGTGAACTACAGCGGTGAGCTTCCGCTCGCACAGGGCGTGAACTTCGACGTGTGA
- a CDS encoding NAD(P)/FAD-dependent oxidoreductase, with protein MATPSSRSPRPVPPAQADVVVIGGGVMGLSTAYHLAAAGVENVVVLESGQLGSGSTGKAAGGVRALFSDAVNIQLGQRGLETLRRFRQDFGQEIDLERSGYLFLLDDDTDVEAFSAGVDLQNALGVASRMIDVAEAQRLSPLISTEGLTGALFSPDDGHCTPESVVAGYAGAARKLGVTIMTGTPATGMFVEDGEIQAVLSPAGRIRTGAVICTAGAWSGRIGDWAGVDLPVRPLRRQIAVSTAIPDLPPDLPFTIDFGTSFYFHREGGGLLLGGAEKHDTWGFDQRSTPDWLDDLASAMSRRVPSLGSVGIRRGWAGLYEMTPDHNALIGEAPGVSRFLYCTGFSGHGFLMGPAAGEVMRDLYLGQAPVIDVSGLSAERFANQQLRPEHNVI; from the coding sequence ATGGCCACCCCGTCCTCACGCTCGCCGCGTCCCGTTCCTCCTGCTCAGGCCGATGTGGTCGTGATCGGCGGCGGGGTGATGGGCCTGAGCACGGCCTACCACCTCGCGGCGGCCGGGGTGGAGAACGTGGTGGTGCTGGAGAGCGGGCAGCTCGGCAGCGGTTCCACCGGCAAGGCGGCGGGCGGGGTACGGGCGCTGTTCTCCGACGCCGTGAACATCCAGCTCGGTCAGCGGGGTCTGGAGACGCTGCGGCGCTTCCGGCAGGACTTCGGCCAGGAGATCGACCTCGAGCGCAGCGGCTACCTCTTCCTGCTCGACGACGACACCGACGTGGAGGCGTTCTCGGCGGGCGTGGACCTGCAGAACGCCCTGGGGGTGGCCAGCCGGATGATCGACGTCGCCGAGGCACAGCGTCTTTCGCCGCTGATCAGCACCGAAGGCCTCACGGGGGCGCTGTTCTCACCGGACGACGGGCACTGCACGCCGGAGTCGGTGGTGGCCGGATACGCCGGGGCGGCGCGGAAACTCGGTGTCACGATCATGACCGGCACGCCCGCGACCGGGATGTTCGTGGAGGACGGCGAGATCCAGGCGGTGCTCAGCCCGGCCGGGCGCATCCGCACCGGCGCCGTGATCTGCACGGCCGGGGCGTGGTCGGGCCGCATCGGCGACTGGGCCGGCGTCGACCTGCCGGTGCGTCCGCTGCGCCGCCAGATCGCCGTCAGCACCGCGATTCCCGACCTGCCGCCCGACCTGCCGTTCACCATCGACTTCGGCACCTCGTTCTACTTCCACCGCGAGGGCGGGGGCCTGCTCCTGGGTGGCGCCGAGAAGCACGACACCTGGGGCTTCGACCAGAGATCGACCCCGGACTGGCTCGACGACCTGGCCTCGGCCATGTCCCGCCGGGTGCCGTCGCTGGGCTCGGTCGGCATCCGCCGGGGCTGGGCCGGGCTCTACGAGATGACGCCCGACCACAACGCGCTGATCGGCGAGGCTCCCGGCGTCTCACGTTTCCTCTACTGCACCGGTTTCTCCGGGCACGGCTTCCTGATGGGCCCGGCCGCCGGTGAGGTCATGCGTGACCTCTACCTGGGTCAGGCCCCGGTGATCGACGTGAGTGGCCTGTCCGCCGAGCGTTTCGCGAACCAACAGCTCCGTCCGGAGCACAACGTGATCTGA
- a CDS encoding caspase, EACC1-associated type, whose translation MTGRRLALLIATDQHDHPGLRALESPAVDIAALDEVLGDPELGDFETDLLHNEPADRVQRRVQEVLHDRSPDDLVLIHFSGHGLKDTAGRLFLATRDTRADFLETTAVDTALINRLIRRSRARRVVLLLDCCYGGAFERGVTARTPGDVDLREHLAEELPEAATAGVGQGHGYVVITASTAMEYALEGESLRDSSGPGPSLFTDSLVRGIRTGEADADDDGFVSLPELYDYVHEEVRRRTPNQTPSKWEFDVRGTISIARNPNRVVRPGPLPERLPELARDAYTAVREAAVTELGRLARGSELSAAESARRLLGELTTDDSRAVSDAARRALDTLEVVLAPDHVDFGTVPSTFDAPVRRLVAISGPPLALATLSLAPDEHVRVVRRDEQLTLEWAPEPGQELGTSIEVIGPAGSKPLPVRGTRESLDPPEPAPDTPSRPTRPPSATPKPATPKPATPKPATPKPGTPKPATPKPGAPRSARNRRGWILIVAGAVALISVIAVIFWPQDPGGSPSAGGDPDAGITLYLDEPRNPLTPAHTQEPGGLQIVGSVFRGLVRADPGSAEPRMAMAESVTSDDSRIWHVRLKPDQLFHDRSLVDADSFVDAWNWAAYGPNAALNNYYFASIVGYAALNPPDPDGGGPQEAPEPSARTLSGLKKVNSQEFTIELENPQSYFPSVLGSTAFSPLPPVFFEDPEAFGEHPVGNGPFVFTPAPDSGTSATLTRWPRYGGDDQARVAEVRLRTYPSDDAAYDETLSGDLDFMAQVPADDRAGNRYRTDHPGHFADKALGTVEFVMVPQYDPAYRDDPDLSKAFSTAIDRDTIAAGVLSGSRIPATGWVSPVAYGYRPGACGELCTYDPDAARKYLAATDFDGPVSFSYDATRPDAARTAGAICRDITETLGLACEKKAYPTNAEYMDAQGDAAISGLFHGSWGMDHPHIQNFVEAPYVTSSSSNRTRWSSREFDRLITRADEQDPHDALETYRQAEALLAEPMPVIPLWYDAQQSVWSDRLGNVRIGPDGTLDLASVEADG comes from the coding sequence GTGACCGGGCGGCGTCTGGCGCTGCTCATCGCCACCGACCAGCACGACCACCCGGGCCTTCGCGCCCTCGAGAGCCCGGCCGTCGACATCGCCGCGCTCGACGAGGTGCTCGGCGATCCCGAGCTCGGCGACTTCGAGACCGACCTGCTGCACAACGAGCCCGCCGACCGGGTGCAGCGCCGCGTGCAGGAGGTGCTGCACGACCGCTCGCCCGACGACCTCGTGCTCATCCACTTCTCCGGCCACGGGCTGAAAGACACCGCCGGCCGCCTCTTCCTGGCCACCCGCGACACCCGGGCCGACTTCCTGGAGACCACCGCGGTCGACACCGCGCTGATCAACCGCCTGATCCGCCGCAGCCGGGCCCGGCGCGTCGTGCTCCTGCTCGACTGCTGCTACGGCGGGGCCTTCGAGCGCGGGGTCACCGCCCGCACCCCCGGCGACGTCGACCTGCGCGAACACCTGGCCGAGGAGCTGCCCGAGGCCGCGACGGCGGGAGTGGGCCAGGGGCACGGCTACGTCGTGATCACGGCGTCCACCGCGATGGAGTACGCCCTCGAGGGCGAGTCGCTGCGGGACTCCTCCGGCCCTGGTCCCTCGCTGTTCACCGACTCCCTGGTGCGGGGCATCCGCACCGGTGAGGCGGACGCCGACGACGACGGGTTCGTCTCCCTCCCCGAGCTCTACGACTACGTGCACGAGGAGGTACGGCGGCGTACCCCGAACCAGACGCCGAGCAAGTGGGAGTTCGACGTCCGGGGCACGATCTCGATCGCCCGGAACCCGAACCGGGTCGTGCGCCCCGGGCCGCTGCCCGAACGGCTCCCGGAGCTCGCGCGCGACGCCTACACCGCGGTGCGTGAGGCCGCCGTGACCGAACTGGGCCGCCTGGCCAGGGGTTCCGAGTTGTCGGCGGCCGAGAGCGCCCGGCGGCTCCTGGGCGAACTCACCACCGACGACAGCCGCGCCGTCAGCGACGCCGCCCGGCGGGCCCTGGACACGCTCGAGGTCGTCCTGGCGCCCGACCACGTCGATTTCGGCACTGTGCCCTCCACGTTCGACGCCCCGGTACGGCGCCTGGTCGCCATCAGTGGCCCGCCCCTGGCCCTGGCCACCCTGTCCCTCGCCCCCGACGAGCACGTCCGGGTGGTGCGCCGCGACGAGCAGCTCACCCTGGAATGGGCTCCCGAGCCCGGGCAGGAGCTGGGCACCAGCATCGAGGTGATCGGCCCGGCCGGCTCGAAACCGCTGCCGGTGCGAGGAACCCGTGAGAGTCTCGACCCACCCGAGCCGGCACCCGACACCCCGTCCCGACCGACGCGTCCCCCGTCGGCCACCCCGAAACCCGCCACCCCGAAACCCGCCACCCCGAAACCCGCCACCCCGAAACCAGGCACCCCGAAACCCGCCACCCCGAAACCAGGTGCCCCGAGAAGCGCCCGCAACCGCAGGGGCTGGATCCTGATCGTCGCCGGCGCCGTCGCCCTGATCTCGGTGATCGCGGTGATCTTCTGGCCCCAGGACCCCGGTGGATCTCCCTCGGCCGGGGGCGACCCGGACGCCGGCATCACCCTCTACCTCGACGAGCCGCGAAACCCGCTGACCCCGGCCCACACCCAGGAACCCGGCGGCCTGCAGATCGTCGGCAGCGTGTTCCGGGGCCTGGTGCGCGCCGATCCGGGCTCCGCCGAGCCGCGGATGGCGATGGCCGAGTCCGTCACCTCCGACGACAGCCGGATCTGGCACGTGCGGCTGAAGCCGGACCAGCTCTTCCACGACCGTTCGCTCGTGGACGCCGACAGCTTCGTCGACGCCTGGAACTGGGCCGCCTACGGGCCGAACGCGGCTCTGAACAACTACTACTTCGCCTCGATCGTGGGTTACGCCGCCCTGAACCCGCCCGACCCCGACGGAGGCGGGCCGCAGGAGGCGCCGGAACCGTCCGCCCGCACCCTGTCCGGGCTGAAAAAGGTGAACAGCCAGGAGTTCACGATCGAACTCGAGAACCCGCAGTCATACTTCCCGTCGGTGCTCGGTTCCACGGCGTTCTCCCCCCTGCCGCCGGTGTTCTTCGAGGACCCGGAGGCGTTCGGCGAACACCCCGTCGGCAACGGCCCGTTCGTGTTCACCCCCGCCCCGGACTCCGGAACCTCGGCGACGCTGACCCGCTGGCCCCGCTACGGAGGCGACGACCAGGCCCGGGTCGCCGAGGTGAGGCTGCGCACCTACCCCTCCGACGACGCCGCCTACGACGAGACCCTCAGCGGCGACCTGGACTTCATGGCTCAGGTACCGGCCGACGACCGGGCCGGCAACCGCTACCGCACCGACCACCCGGGGCACTTCGCCGACAAGGCGCTCGGTACGGTCGAATTCGTGATGGTGCCGCAGTACGACCCCGCCTACCGTGACGACCCGGACCTGAGCAAGGCGTTCTCGACGGCGATCGACCGCGACACCATCGCCGCCGGCGTTCTCTCCGGCAGCCGGATTCCCGCGACCGGGTGGGTGTCACCGGTCGCGTACGGCTACCGGCCGGGCGCCTGCGGCGAACTGTGCACCTACGACCCGGACGCCGCCCGGAAGTACCTGGCCGCCACGGATTTCGACGGCCCGGTCTCGTTCAGCTACGACGCCACCCGGCCGGACGCCGCCCGCACGGCCGGCGCGATCTGCCGCGACATCACCGAGACCCTGGGCCTGGCCTGCGAGAAGAAGGCCTACCCGACCAACGCCGAGTACATGGACGCCCAGGGCGACGCCGCGATCAGCGGGCTCTTCCACGGCTCCTGGGGCATGGACCACCCGCACATCCAGAACTTCGTCGAGGCGCCCTACGTCACCAGCTCCAGCTCGAACCGTACGCGGTGGTCGAGCCGGGAGTTCGACCGGCTCATCACCCGCGCCGACGAGCAGGACCCGCACGACGCCCTGGAGACCTACCGGCAGGCCGAGGCGCTGCTCGCGGAGCCGATGCCCGTGATCCCGCTCTGGTACGACGCCCAGCAGTCGGTGTGGTCGGACCGGCTCGGCAACGTGCGGATCGGGCCGGACGGGACGCTCGACCTGGCGTCCGTCGAGGCCGACGGCTGA
- a CDS encoding sensor domain-containing diguanylate cyclase, with the protein MPTLAARALVVVLTAAVASLLGWAGLGPLEDASAWEPVWWPLSGFGAVLLVFASRRFWPWIVAGLALGSSTIVLFLEPDLVNLGGLVAGLVENVLIALLLRRLRPRSALDESLLDTVRVLVSVLAGSAVASVAFAVVGASSDRTLLSLWSEFTRNHLLALMLVSPCLAVSIDRDELLLELREHRRNLEWLAQLGISAGITALVFLTYQGVVGSSILVLPLIWGALRLGPLRTMITLLVIATLSTLGTNHGLGSIAARGSGAEEVLTLQVALGVLALTTMVTSVVGRLRERAMALVEERTGDLNMAERVAGMGSARWDPATGRTIWSEGLHLLLGTDPGHVRPSPEEYLTRIHPDDLERVSEDVGRLAREGRAYTLEYRIVRDDGETRDVVLRTATERRPRLHSVFTVVQDVTQARAAAAEVRRAHDELAAVLDAVTGTAILGVGGPDGLVTFFNIGAENLFGYRADEVIGKLTALQMHAPDEHQPAGGEHPFATITTALDEQGAYSEQRTFLRKDGSMFPGQLTVTAQQGPDGRPLGFIGVITDLSRVLTTQEELAESEKRFRLAFDTSPMGMAIVSLEPESAGRLLRVNGALSEFAGISEERMVGAPVGDFLRDGGQLHEAMANIAEMVAGQRESFTSERHLVRPDGGQRWGRISASAVRPDGDREPYLIMLVEDITARKELTERLQHEAAHDSLTGLPNRLHLHRQLERELRERHSGHVAVLYLDLDGFKAVNDLQGHGAGDELLVQVADRIAASVRSSDVVARLGGDEFAVLCPGVPDVGTAMRIGWSVLAALSREFDLSETRARVGASIGVAVAIEGDTGPDLLHAADQAMYAAKRAGKGRVQLNAR; encoded by the coding sequence GTGCCGACGCTGGCTGCTCGTGCCCTCGTGGTCGTTCTCACCGCGGCGGTGGCCTCGCTGCTGGGCTGGGCCGGGCTCGGGCCGCTGGAGGACGCGTCGGCCTGGGAGCCGGTCTGGTGGCCGCTGTCCGGGTTCGGGGCCGTGCTTCTGGTGTTCGCGTCCCGGCGGTTCTGGCCCTGGATCGTGGCCGGTCTGGCGCTCGGGTCGTCGACGATCGTGCTCTTCCTCGAGCCGGACCTGGTGAATCTCGGCGGTCTGGTGGCCGGTCTGGTCGAGAACGTGCTGATCGCCCTGCTGCTGCGCCGGCTGCGGCCGCGCAGCGCGCTCGACGAGTCGCTGCTCGACACCGTGCGGGTACTGGTCAGCGTGCTGGCCGGGAGCGCCGTGGCATCGGTGGCGTTCGCCGTCGTCGGGGCCTCGAGCGACCGCACGCTCCTCAGCCTGTGGTCGGAGTTCACCCGTAACCACCTGCTGGCCCTGATGCTGGTCTCGCCGTGCCTGGCCGTGAGCATCGACCGCGACGAACTCCTCCTCGAGCTGCGCGAGCACCGCCGGAACCTGGAATGGCTGGCCCAGCTGGGAATCTCGGCCGGGATCACCGCCCTGGTCTTCCTCACCTACCAGGGCGTGGTGGGGTCGTCGATCCTGGTACTGCCGCTGATCTGGGGTGCCCTGCGACTCGGGCCGCTGCGCACGATGATCACGCTGCTGGTGATCGCGACCCTGAGCACGCTCGGCACCAATCACGGTCTGGGCTCGATCGCGGCCCGGGGGAGCGGCGCCGAGGAGGTGCTGACGCTGCAGGTGGCACTGGGCGTGCTGGCCCTGACCACGATGGTGACGTCGGTGGTCGGGCGGCTGCGGGAGCGGGCGATGGCGCTGGTCGAGGAGCGCACCGGTGACCTGAACATGGCCGAGCGGGTGGCCGGGATGGGCTCGGCGCGGTGGGATCCCGCGACCGGGCGCACGATCTGGAGCGAAGGGCTGCACCTGCTGCTCGGCACCGACCCGGGACACGTGCGCCCGAGCCCGGAGGAGTACCTCACCCGGATCCACCCGGACGACCTGGAACGGGTCAGTGAGGACGTCGGACGGCTGGCGCGGGAGGGGAGGGCGTACACGCTGGAGTACCGGATCGTGCGGGACGACGGCGAGACCCGGGACGTGGTGCTGCGCACCGCGACCGAGCGCCGCCCCCGTCTTCACTCCGTCTTCACGGTGGTGCAGGACGTCACCCAGGCCCGCGCCGCGGCCGCCGAGGTGCGCCGCGCGCACGACGAGCTGGCCGCGGTGCTGGACGCCGTGACCGGCACCGCGATCCTCGGCGTGGGCGGACCCGACGGCCTGGTCACGTTCTTCAACATCGGGGCCGAGAACCTGTTCGGCTACCGCGCCGACGAGGTGATCGGGAAGCTCACGGCGCTGCAGATGCACGCACCCGACGAGCACCAGCCGGCCGGCGGGGAGCACCCGTTCGCCACGATCACCACCGCCCTCGACGAGCAGGGCGCCTACTCCGAGCAGCGCACCTTCCTGCGCAAGGACGGCTCGATGTTCCCCGGGCAGCTGACGGTGACCGCCCAGCAGGGGCCCGACGGGCGCCCTCTCGGCTTCATCGGTGTGATCACTGACCTCAGCCGGGTGCTGACGACCCAGGAAGAGCTGGCGGAGAGCGAGAAACGGTTCCGGCTGGCGTTCGACACCTCGCCGATGGGGATGGCGATCGTGTCGCTGGAGCCGGAGAGCGCGGGCCGGCTGCTGCGCGTCAACGGGGCCCTGAGCGAGTTCGCCGGGATCAGTGAGGAACGCATGGTCGGGGCGCCGGTGGGTGACTTCCTGCGTGACGGCGGGCAACTGCACGAGGCGATGGCCAACATCGCCGAGATGGTCGCCGGGCAGAGGGAGTCGTTCACCTCGGAACGCCACCTGGTGCGCCCGGACGGAGGGCAGCGCTGGGGCCGGATCTCGGCCTCGGCGGTGCGGCCCGACGGGGACCGGGAGCCCTACCTGATCATGCTGGTCGAGGACATCACGGCCCGCAAGGAACTCACCGAGCGGCTGCAGCACGAGGCCGCGCACGACTCGCTGACCGGCCTGCCCAACCGCCTGCACCTGCACCGCCAGCTGGAACGCGAGCTGCGGGAACGGCATTCGGGGCACGTCGCGGTGCTGTACCTGGACCTGGACGGGTTCAAGGCGGTGAACGACCTGCAGGGGCACGGCGCCGGGGACGAGCTGCTGGTGCAGGTGGCCGACCGGATCGCGGCGTCGGTGCGTTCGTCCGACGTGGTGGCCCGGCTCGGTGGGGACGAGTTCGCGGTGCTGTGCCCGGGAGTGCCCGACGTCGGCACCGCGATGCGGATCGGCTGGAGCGTGCTGGCGGCGCTGTCGCGGGAGTTCGACCTGAGCGAGACCCGGGCCCGGGTGGGCGCGAGCATCGGGGTGGCCGTGGCGATCGAGGGGGACACCGGTCCCGACCTGCTGCACGCGGCCGATCAGGCGATGTACGCGGCCAAGCGGGCGGGGAAGGGGCGGGTGCAGCTGAACGCGCGGTGA
- a CDS encoding tyrosine-type recombinase/integrase: protein MTKSTWIRVTDAYREELLAAGGSPGSVRVRSVHLRKLERELEAAGYSSPLNATRQDLLSFMANSRWSPEYRRSIRSTVVGVYALAAADDMRAIPVNPADRLPRVRVPMGVPRPASDEQIEWALDRADERIWLAIMLGAVPGLRRAEIAGVHVDHLRAGKLWIKGKGGKEREVQVPRVIGDRIRSQAHPQFGWAFPNCSPMHPQFHGRHLSPDRIGHLVGGALPKGVTTHQLRHAAASYLHNTCGLSMEELRIVLGHASISTTQRYVRANTARADQALEGAATRFVRRPVLRSIPA, encoded by the coding sequence ATGACGAAATCGACATGGATTCGTGTCACTGACGCCTACCGTGAGGAACTTCTCGCCGCCGGGGGATCTCCCGGCTCTGTCCGGGTCAGAAGCGTCCATCTGCGCAAACTCGAGCGCGAGCTCGAGGCCGCGGGGTACAGCAGCCCCCTGAACGCCACCCGGCAGGACCTGCTGAGCTTCATGGCCAACTCCCGGTGGTCGCCGGAGTACCGGCGCTCGATCCGCTCCACGGTGGTCGGTGTGTACGCCCTGGCGGCCGCCGACGACATGCGGGCCATCCCGGTCAACCCGGCCGACCGCTTGCCTCGTGTCCGGGTGCCGATGGGCGTGCCGCGGCCGGCCTCGGACGAGCAGATCGAGTGGGCCCTCGACCGGGCTGACGAGCGCATCTGGCTCGCGATCATGCTCGGCGCGGTGCCGGGCCTGCGTCGTGCTGAGATCGCCGGGGTGCACGTCGACCACCTGCGCGCCGGCAAGCTGTGGATCAAGGGCAAGGGGGGCAAGGAGCGGGAGGTGCAGGTGCCGCGCGTGATCGGCGACCGCATCCGGTCACAGGCCCACCCGCAGTTCGGGTGGGCCTTCCCGAACTGCTCACCGATGCACCCGCAGTTCCACGGCCGGCACCTCAGCCCCGACCGCATCGGCCACCTGGTCGGCGGCGCACTGCCGAAAGGGGTCACGACGCACCAGCTGCGGCATGCGGCCGCCAGCTACCTGCACAACACGTGCGGACTGTCGATGGAGGAGCTGCGGATCGTGCTCGGGCACGCGAGCATCAGCACCACGCAGCGGTACGTGCGGGCGAACACCGCCCGGGCCGACCAGGCGCTCGAGGGCGCAGCGACCAGATTCGTGCGGCGGCCGGTCCTGCGCTCAATTCCGGCCTGA
- a CDS encoding DUF397 domain-containing protein, translating to MTADAPDPSTWIKAQKSAQANSCVEMRRTANVEVRDTKQHGHGPTLHLNGTAFAAWVAGAKAGELDHLA from the coding sequence ATGACGGCAGACGCCCCCGATCCCTCTACGTGGATCAAGGCTCAGAAGAGCGCTCAAGCGAACAGCTGTGTCGAGATGAGGCGGACCGCCAACGTCGAGGTGCGAGACACCAAGCAGCACGGGCACGGCCCGACGCTGCACCTCAACGGCACCGCATTCGCAGCTTGGGTGGCCGGCGCGAAGGCCGGCGAGCTCGACCACCTCGCCTGA
- a CDS encoding helix-turn-helix domain-containing protein, producing the protein MKATTKHVSLAQRQLAKLLKEAREHAELTQEDVAGLIGMHEMTISRIENAHTSVKTGQVLEMARIYKLSDSEADDLLALARGAKDPGWADRYRDAIPSPVSMLADLEAATTGLLDYAPEILPALLMTPAYAEHLINLDSRASAETRRQRLSFRLERQQRIFARQDRPTLRFVLHEAVLRARLSSPQVMSEQLAHLSRLSRQKGIEIRVWAYSCGLHPWMTGAFTVLQSDGRYPHVVYTESALEGRYWDIPSQVEEYARLFGVIRRKAIPLKEIQE; encoded by the coding sequence GTGAAGGCCACAACCAAGCACGTCTCACTCGCTCAGCGCCAACTCGCGAAGCTACTGAAGGAGGCACGTGAGCACGCCGAGCTGACACAAGAAGATGTCGCCGGCCTAATCGGCATGCACGAAATGACGATCTCACGCATCGAGAACGCCCACACCTCCGTGAAAACTGGCCAAGTCCTCGAGATGGCAAGGATTTACAAGCTGAGCGACTCCGAAGCAGACGACCTGCTCGCACTGGCGCGGGGTGCTAAGGATCCCGGCTGGGCAGATCGGTACCGCGACGCCATCCCGTCCCCTGTGTCGATGCTGGCCGATCTCGAGGCTGCGACGACCGGGCTGCTCGACTACGCCCCGGAGATCCTGCCCGCCCTGCTGATGACACCGGCCTACGCCGAGCACCTGATCAACCTGGACTCGCGTGCAAGCGCTGAGACACGCCGTCAGAGGCTGTCTTTCCGCCTCGAGCGACAGCAACGCATTTTCGCCCGCCAGGACCGCCCGACGTTGCGGTTCGTGCTCCACGAGGCCGTGCTGCGGGCCCGATTGAGCTCTCCGCAGGTGATGTCCGAGCAGCTTGCCCACCTGTCGCGCCTCTCCCGACAGAAGGGCATCGAAATCCGCGTGTGGGCCTACTCATGCGGCCTGCACCCGTGGATGACAGGTGCATTCACGGTGCTGCAGTCCGACGGCAGATACCCGCATGTGGTCTACACAGAGTCGGCGCTCGAAGGGAGGTACTGGGACATCCCGAGTCAGGTCGAGGAGTACGCCCGCCTTTTCGGCGTGATTCGCCGAAAAGCAATCCCGCTCAAGGAGATTCAGGAATGA
- a CDS encoding glycine-rich domain-containing protein, which yields MTIIDAPASRVGRTLISDQLFERLTARIRAEHPELAEGMPERIMDQALGFLGTCAVTDRAIGPSDLVDIGWHTFILYTREYQAFCDQVAGRFIHHVPDDLPVDTETLPIPDDLPSGEPRPAEAPRLSDSITAIRQAGYSIDMPLWRGEAACDSGGDGSGTGSCSQCHQGCTDSPKP from the coding sequence ATGACCATCATTGACGCCCCCGCTTCGCGGGTCGGCCGGACACTGATCTCGGATCAGCTCTTCGAGAGGCTCACCGCCCGCATCCGGGCCGAGCACCCCGAGCTCGCCGAAGGCATGCCCGAGCGCATCATGGACCAGGCCCTCGGATTCCTCGGGACCTGCGCCGTCACCGACCGGGCAATCGGGCCGAGCGACCTCGTCGACATCGGCTGGCACACGTTCATCCTGTACACCAGGGAGTATCAGGCCTTCTGCGATCAGGTCGCGGGCCGGTTCATCCACCATGTGCCCGACGACCTGCCGGTCGACACGGAGACTCTGCCGATCCCGGATGATCTGCCGAGCGGCGAGCCCCGGCCGGCGGAAGCACCGCGCCTGTCCGACTCCATCACCGCCATCCGGCAGGCCGGGTACTCGATCGACATGCCCCTGTGGCGTGGCGAGGCGGCCTGCGACTCCGGCGGCGACGGCAGCGGCACCGGGTCGTGCTCGCAGTGTCACCAGGGGTGCACCGACAGTCCCAAGCCGTAA